Proteins encoded within one genomic window of Bacillus sp. 1NLA3E:
- a CDS encoding holin produces the protein MNSEITQLLIIAYAIVPFVNGLVGLVRKSIPSLKSKFIPLISFAIGICLGFFLSYLPNVEYSIAQMFLAGGIAGMAACGVYEITNVKESSK, from the coding sequence ATGAACAGTGAAATTACTCAATTGCTTATTATTGCCTATGCGATCGTGCCATTCGTGAACGGCCTAGTTGGATTAGTTCGCAAATCGATTCCATCGTTGAAGAGCAAATTTATCCCGTTAATTTCGTTTGCAATCGGTATTTGTTTAGGGTTTTTCTTATCCTATCTACCGAATGTCGAGTATTCAATCGCCCAAATGTTCCTTGCTGGCGGTATTGCGGGGATGGCGGCATGTGGAGTTTACGAGATTACCAATGTAAAAGAATCATCTAAATAA
- a CDS encoding GH25 family lysozyme, which yields MKKFNKTVGVLALSMGLAFSFGISSYASAPDVDFIDVSHWNGESGLPLAFYQTIKAGSVDAVVVKVSEGTYYVDPASSVNVANAKQAGMIVHAYHFARFTSNESAKSEAQWFDKKLQLVGFNKKTDGYVVVDVEASNLSSNPAALTEYTNTFIAEMNNLGYEKVDLYSGSSYYNSRLQPAKLPAKPWIAAYPSNPVKGQPTAKFSNGTGAWQWTSSWSGMAGYGRFDASEDYAGKYTNQVKSSSEGVKTIGSVSLVDYMKAAGMDASFSYRTQLAEAYGIENYSGSSAQNLALLSKLQSGVKPAKVNIDNSKLTTNPAKEQSSVAPKTTPTSAKTSTYVVKAGDTVGSIAKRYNTTISVLASLNNIKNVSFIRAGQVLKIFGAAKAAISQAIAYHKVLLGETVSVLAKRYGTTITQIKNWNNLDSKYTIFAGKTIRVR from the coding sequence TTGAAAAAATTTAATAAAACGGTTGGTGTGCTAGCTCTTTCCATGGGGCTGGCTTTTTCTTTTGGAATTTCGTCCTATGCAAGCGCTCCGGATGTCGACTTTATCGATGTTTCGCACTGGAATGGTGAATCTGGGTTACCACTTGCGTTTTACCAAACCATCAAAGCAGGCAGTGTCGACGCTGTTGTTGTTAAGGTTTCAGAGGGAACATATTATGTAGATCCAGCGTCATCCGTAAACGTTGCAAATGCTAAACAGGCTGGCATGATTGTTCATGCGTACCATTTTGCACGGTTTACAAGTAATGAAAGCGCAAAATCAGAAGCGCAATGGTTTGATAAAAAACTGCAACTCGTTGGCTTTAATAAGAAAACAGACGGCTATGTTGTAGTTGACGTTGAAGCTAGTAATCTATCAAGCAATCCAGCAGCTTTAACAGAGTATACCAATACGTTTATCGCCGAAATGAACAATTTAGGCTATGAAAAAGTTGATCTGTACAGCGGATCATCCTATTACAATAGCAGACTGCAACCCGCGAAATTGCCAGCCAAACCGTGGATTGCTGCTTATCCGAGTAATCCAGTTAAAGGGCAGCCAACAGCTAAATTTAGTAACGGTACTGGCGCATGGCAGTGGACTTCCTCATGGTCAGGAATGGCCGGATACGGGAGATTTGATGCTTCCGAGGATTACGCTGGAAAATATACAAATCAAGTAAAATCTTCATCAGAAGGGGTTAAAACGATCGGATCAGTATCTTTAGTAGATTACATGAAGGCTGCTGGGATGGATGCATCTTTCTCATATCGTACTCAGTTAGCTGAGGCATATGGAATCGAGAATTACTCAGGATCATCTGCGCAAAACCTTGCTTTACTGTCGAAGTTACAAAGCGGAGTTAAGCCAGCAAAGGTTAATATTGATAATAGCAAGTTGACAACGAATCCAGCTAAAGAGCAGAGTTCAGTTGCACCAAAAACGACACCTACCTCAGCAAAAACATCAACTTATGTAGTGAAAGCAGGGGACACTGTAGGATCAATTGCTAAAAGATACAATACAACTATAAGCGTGTTGGCATCGCTAAATAATATTAAAAATGTAAGCTTCATCAGAGCTGGTCAAGTACTGAAGATTTTCGGAGCAGCCAAAGCAGCAATTTCTCAAGCAATTGCATATCATAAAGTATTACTAGGTGAAACCGTTTCAGTGTTAGCCAAACGTTATGGAACTACAATCACTCAGATTAAAAATTGGAATAATCTTGACAGCAAGTACACGATTTTCGCTGGTAAAACTATTCGTGTGAGATAA
- a CDS encoding M23 family metallopeptidase → MKLKSLKVLVTLSLLVIGLLGFRTTSTQAASSFIMPTTGTITQQFIPGVHFGIDIANGGSSVAVNASATGTVSRSYYSSSYGEVVFIKHTISGVNYETVYAHMKSGSRTVSVGQTVQQGQRLGYMGSTGDSTGQHLHFELHLGSWNDAKSNAVNPLNYIGSTQSQIYGITVDDISLAKAQQLVPNLQKQYSGILAADLIYGMSDGIGYKIIIKGINHQQAVQIVPRAQYLTSGQVPNYDTSLTYGVQIGPSPINDNTAYEVHVTGIRTLQEAQNLVPQFQSEFAWAVLATRVRGELKSNGLYKVVLEGFTLQQAQVVRNEIAAQNPDIPNGNVYGYILN, encoded by the coding sequence TTGAAGTTAAAAAGTTTAAAAGTACTGGTAACTCTTAGTCTCTTAGTTATTGGATTATTGGGTTTTAGAACGACTTCAACACAAGCTGCATCATCTTTTATTATGCCAACAACAGGTACAATCACACAACAATTTATACCAGGAGTACACTTTGGAATTGATATTGCAAATGGTGGATCGTCAGTTGCAGTAAATGCATCAGCAACAGGGACAGTTTCAAGGTCATACTATTCTTCCAGCTATGGTGAAGTAGTATTTATCAAGCATACAATCAGTGGAGTTAATTATGAAACCGTTTACGCCCATATGAAAAGCGGTTCAAGAACGGTTTCTGTTGGTCAGACTGTACAACAAGGCCAACGCCTTGGATATATGGGGAGTACAGGAGATTCCACGGGTCAACATTTGCATTTTGAACTACATTTAGGTAGTTGGAATGATGCAAAATCAAATGCAGTAAATCCTTTAAATTATATAGGATCTACACAAAGTCAAATCTATGGTATTACGGTTGATGATATTAGTTTAGCAAAAGCACAGCAGTTAGTTCCTAATCTTCAAAAACAGTACTCTGGTATACTTGCTGCTGATTTAATTTATGGAATGTCAGATGGTATTGGATATAAGATAATTATAAAGGGAATCAACCATCAACAAGCTGTACAGATTGTTCCTCGAGCTCAATATCTTACATCAGGACAAGTACCGAATTATGACACAAGTCTAACTTACGGAGTACAAATAGGACCAAGCCCAATTAACGACAATACTGCTTATGAAGTACATGTAACAGGTATTAGGACACTCCAAGAAGCTCAAAACTTAGTTCCGCAGTTCCAAAGTGAATTCGCTTGGGCTGTATTAGCCACTAGAGTACGCGGTGAGTTAAAATCAAATGGCTTGTATAAAGTAGTATTGGAAGGATTTACACTGCAACAAGCTCAAGTAGTTAGAAATGAAATTGCTGCGCAAAATCCTGATATTCCAAATGGTAATGTATATGGTTATATCCTCAATTAA